The Pyrobaculum sp. 3827-6 genome has a segment encoding these proteins:
- a CDS encoding ABC transporter permease encodes MAGLLRYVAYRVALAVPTLLILLTVVFFVLRVIPGNPIVAMVGMKAPPGYVEQLIREAGLDKPLYVQYFDYLAQVFTGNLGRSLVFGRREVAAEIMDRLPATVELAVSAFAVSVLLGHVFGFLAARFGGRVDLGARLYAMVSYVLFIPFVGLALQLVFSVWLGWFPVAGRITPGLEPPRVTGLYLVDSLLAGRLDSFADALWHLALPSFTLGLVLSGVFTRLIRNNMVKTLGEDFVSAYRAMGFGELSVLWRAYRVAIVPTVTMMGLQLALLLQGAVLTETTFSWPGLGTLLLERIQYLDYTTVQGTVVVFVVIVVLLNVLVDVVNALLDPRVRRGL; translated from the coding sequence GTGGCTGGGCTTTTGAGGTATGTGGCTTATAGGGTGGCGCTGGCGGTGCCGACTCTCCTAATTCTGCTGACGGTGGTGTTTTTTGTTTTGCGGGTGATTCCTGGGAACCCCATTGTGGCTATGGTCGGCATGAAGGCGCCTCCTGGTTACGTGGAGCAGTTGATTAGAGAGGCGGGGCTGGATAAGCCGCTGTATGTCCAGTACTTTGACTACTTGGCGCAGGTTTTTACTGGTAATTTGGGGAGGAGCCTTGTCTTTGGCCGTAGGGAGGTGGCGGCGGAGATTATGGATAGGCTCCCGGCGACGGTGGAGCTGGCTGTGTCCGCCTTCGCCGTCAGCGTGTTGCTGGGGCACGTCTTCGGCTTCTTGGCGGCTAGGTTTGGGGGGAGGGTGGATCTCGGGGCTAGGCTCTACGCCATGGTTTCCTACGTCTTGTTTATACCATTCGTCGGGTTGGCTCTCCAGCTGGTGTTTTCGGTGTGGCTGGGGTGGTTCCCCGTGGCTGGTAGAATCACCCCCGGCCTCGAGCCGCCGAGGGTGACCGGCCTCTACCTAGTGGACTCCCTCTTGGCTGGCCGCCTGGACTCCTTTGCCGACGCCCTGTGGCACCTGGCTCTGCCGTCTTTCACCCTGGGGCTGGTCCTCTCTGGGGTCTTCACGAGGCTTATTAGGAATAACATGGTTAAGACCTTGGGGGAGGACTTCGTCTCGGCGTACAGGGCGATGGGTTTTGGGGAGCTTTCCGTGTTGTGGAGGGCGTATAGGGTGGCCATCGTGCCGACGGTCACCATGATGGGGCTTCAGCTGGCTCTACTCCTCCAAGGCGCCGTGTTGACGGAGACCACCTTCTCCTGGCCGGGCCTGGGGACTCTCCTCCTGGAGCGCATCCAGTACCTGGACTACACCACCGTCCAGGGCACAGTGGTGGTGTTCGTCGTCATCGTCGTGTTGCTGAACGTCTTGGTGGACGTGGTCAACGCCCTGCTCGACCCCAGGGTGAGGAGGGGGCTATGA
- a CDS encoding MBL fold metallo-hydrolase has protein sequence MNIYYDRGIYVEGRRSRFVVDPTGPVRGRVDFVLVTHGHSDHVSRYVYRHLVVATRETFAAMSVRFGGLPPRRVVTAPGAVLELGDVQIAVLEAGHILGSVMYVAEVDGLQILITGDFNTSGSIITDGAEPFEKPDVLVMEATYGDPAYVFPNRAEVYNELMDVVERLAGEGGVAISAYPLGKAQEVAVLFGRRAGAHSSVARYNKALGVPTGSVREVLIVPSLRMAPPGYFKVEVSGWYVDEATRKNAEAAGVYGIPLSDHSDFPSLVEFATEASPRLVYTVYGFSERLAGRLRKLGLRAYTIPTSAGLSKYL, from the coding sequence GTGAATATCTACTACGACAGAGGCATCTATGTGGAGGGGCGTAGGTCGAGGTTTGTGGTTGACCCCACGGGGCCTGTGAGGGGCCGTGTGGATTTCGTCTTGGTTACGCATGGGCACAGCGACCACGTGTCGAGGTATGTATACCGGCACCTTGTGGTGGCTACGAGGGAGACCTTCGCGGCCATGTCTGTGAGGTTTGGGGGTCTTCCTCCCCGCCGCGTCGTTACCGCGCCGGGGGCCGTCTTGGAACTCGGCGACGTGCAGATAGCCGTGCTGGAGGCGGGTCATATACTGGGCAGCGTTATGTACGTGGCCGAGGTGGACGGGCTACAGATCTTGATAACCGGCGACTTCAACACGTCGGGGTCTATCATTACAGACGGCGCCGAGCCGTTTGAGAAGCCTGACGTGCTCGTGATGGAGGCCACCTACGGCGACCCGGCCTACGTCTTTCCCAACAGAGCTGAGGTGTACAACGAGCTTATGGACGTCGTGGAGAGGCTGGCAGGCGAGGGTGGCGTGGCTATTTCGGCGTACCCCCTCGGCAAGGCTCAGGAGGTCGCCGTGCTCTTCGGCAGGCGCGCTGGCGCCCACTCCTCCGTGGCGAGGTACAACAAGGCTCTCGGCGTCCCCACGGGCAGTGTGAGGGAGGTGTTGATAGTGCCAAGCCTCAGAATGGCGCCGCCCGGCTACTTTAAGGTAGAGGTAAGCGGCTGGTACGTCGACGAGGCCACTAGGAAAAACGCCGAGGCCGCCGGGGTGTACGGCATACCCCTCAGCGACCACAGCGACTTCCCAAGCCTCGTCGAGTTCGCCACCGAGGCCTCGCCCAGGCTGGTCTACACCGTGTACGGCTTCTCGGAGAGGCTCGCCGGCCGCCTGAGGAAGCTGGGCCTCAGGGCCTATACAATACCGACCTCCGCGGGCTTGTCGAAGTACCTATAG
- a CDS encoding BMP family ABC transporter substrate-binding protein gives MATTRRDWLKTVASFAVGAALGAGGTYAALQSIKTAVEKTAAQTSPTAASPTEAPKTAAGLPVMKIHFIYVGPIGDYGWTHAHEQGRRFLQKTLCPDPKKWCIVETSYTESVPEDQAYTYIKRALSNGAHMVFTTSYGFMDGTKQAASESPDRFFAHCSGFFKTPDEWARLRNFAEYFIDLYEAYYLNGLVAGRMTKTNKLGYVAAFPRLPEIIRHMNAFLIGAREVNPNVSMEVVGIGEWYSPDKARKAATSLIEAGADVLAFTEDSPTVLQVAEEQQKAGRRVWSFSHYSDMSQYGPDAHLTGQVVNWGPLYLEMAIRAYLSWISGDLSIWSEWPPERPRDYWWSMKNAYAGYDYRKNPADIITPLNPAVPDDVKTYVEKRRREVIEGVWDPFTGPVKDMRGKVRVPDRARLSKDDLYNMDWYVEGYVKEPT, from the coding sequence ATGGCAACAACCAGGAGGGACTGGTTAAAAACTGTGGCTTCTTTCGCGGTGGGCGCGGCTCTGGGCGCCGGAGGCACATACGCCGCGTTGCAGAGTATAAAAACCGCGGTTGAGAAAACCGCGGCGCAGACATCCCCGACGGCCGCCAGCCCCACAGAGGCGCCGAAGACGGCGGCGGGCCTCCCGGTGATGAAGATCCACTTCATCTACGTAGGCCCCATCGGCGACTACGGCTGGACGCACGCCCATGAACAGGGGAGGAGGTTTCTCCAGAAAACGCTCTGCCCAGACCCCAAGAAGTGGTGCATCGTGGAGACCTCCTACACGGAAAGCGTCCCCGAGGACCAGGCCTATACCTATATCAAAAGGGCGCTGTCCAACGGCGCGCATATGGTCTTCACCACGTCCTACGGCTTTATGGACGGCACGAAGCAAGCCGCGTCTGAGTCACCAGACCGCTTCTTCGCCCACTGCTCAGGCTTCTTCAAGACTCCAGACGAGTGGGCCCGGCTGAGGAACTTCGCCGAGTACTTCATAGACCTCTACGAGGCGTACTACCTCAACGGCCTAGTCGCCGGCAGGATGACCAAGACCAACAAACTGGGGTACGTAGCCGCGTTCCCCAGACTCCCGGAAATTATAAGACATATGAACGCCTTTCTGATAGGGGCCAGAGAGGTGAACCCAAACGTCTCAATGGAGGTGGTTGGGATTGGGGAGTGGTACAGCCCCGACAAGGCGAGGAAGGCGGCTACGTCGCTGATAGAGGCGGGGGCCGACGTCCTCGCGTTTACAGAAGACTCGCCCACCGTACTGCAGGTGGCCGAGGAGCAACAGAAGGCGGGGCGCAGGGTGTGGTCCTTCTCACACTACAGCGACATGTCTCAATACGGGCCCGACGCCCACCTCACCGGGCAGGTGGTTAACTGGGGCCCCCTGTATCTGGAGATGGCTATAAGGGCGTACCTATCGTGGATATCCGGCGACTTGTCCATCTGGTCTGAGTGGCCTCCCGAGAGGCCGAGGGACTACTGGTGGAGTATGAAAAACGCCTACGCCGGCTACGACTACAGGAAGAACCCCGCCGATATAATAACGCCGCTGAACCCCGCGGTGCCCGACGACGTGAAGACATACGTCGAGAAGAGGAGGAGGGAGGTGATCGAGGGGGTATGGGACCCCTTCACAGGCCCCGTCAAGGATATGAGGGGCAAGGTGAGGGTGCCAGACAGGGCGAGGCTCAGCAAAGACGACCTCTACAACATGGACTGGTACGTGGAGGGCTACGTAAAAGAGCCGACGTAA
- a CDS encoding ABC transporter ATP-binding protein has translation MELFLRATGLRKAFPGVVALDGVDFEVRRGEVHGLLGENGAGKSTLISILYGVYRPDGGEIFVNGQKTVIHSPSHAARLGIALISQHFALVESLRVEENLKLAGVDVARAVEVGRGLGVEIPLGRYVGELTVGERQRVEIVKALARNSELLLMDEPTALLSPREVKSLLGIVRRLADMGKAVVFVTHKIREVVEVADRVTVLRRGRLVGVYEKPFDEVELLKAMFQGVSPRRVHGVRGPPGEVIYRAEGLRGDRVADVDIELRRGEVVAVLGVAGNGQEELMELLSGFKKPRGGRICIDGEEVTGRPFSYFLKRGVAYLPEERGRALAKELSVLDNFKIRCFNNCVNLLEEARKILDIDFPTPGSRAAALSGGNQQKLLLAREVWLRKPRILVASYPTRGLDVETAEKFYDLVRAAVAGGAVLSVEDIEEAVERADRIYTISQGRITGVFTPPFDTGEIAEAMTQ, from the coding sequence ATGGAACTTTTTCTACGGGCCACAGGCCTGAGAAAGGCTTTTCCAGGTGTAGTCGCCCTTGACGGCGTCGACTTCGAAGTTAGACGCGGCGAGGTGCACGGGCTTCTGGGCGAGAACGGGGCCGGCAAGTCCACCCTCATCTCTATACTCTACGGCGTATACAGACCGGACGGGGGAGAGATTTTTGTAAACGGCCAAAAGACTGTTATACACTCGCCCAGCCACGCGGCGAGGCTGGGCATAGCGCTCATCTCCCAGCACTTCGCCCTCGTGGAGTCGCTGAGGGTTGAGGAGAATCTAAAACTGGCCGGGGTCGACGTGGCGAGGGCCGTGGAGGTGGGGAGGGGGCTTGGCGTGGAGATCCCCCTGGGTAGGTACGTCGGCGAGCTCACCGTGGGCGAGAGGCAGAGGGTGGAGATAGTCAAGGCCCTGGCCCGCAACAGCGAGCTACTCCTAATGGACGAGCCCACGGCGCTCCTCAGCCCGAGAGAGGTGAAGTCGCTACTCGGCATCGTGAGGAGGCTCGCCGACATGGGCAAGGCGGTTGTCTTCGTCACCCACAAGATTAGAGAGGTCGTGGAGGTGGCCGACAGGGTGACGGTGTTGAGAAGAGGTCGGCTGGTTGGGGTCTACGAAAAGCCCTTCGACGAGGTGGAGCTACTGAAGGCGATGTTTCAAGGCGTCTCCCCCCGCCGCGTCCACGGCGTCCGCGGCCCCCCGGGGGAGGTTATATACCGCGCGGAGGGGCTGAGGGGCGACCGCGTGGCCGACGTGGACATAGAGCTGAGGAGGGGGGAGGTGGTGGCGGTGCTGGGCGTGGCCGGGAACGGGCAGGAGGAGCTAATGGAGCTACTCTCCGGCTTCAAAAAGCCGAGGGGCGGGAGGATTTGTATAGACGGGGAGGAGGTCACGGGCAGGCCGTTTAGCTACTTTCTCAAGAGGGGGGTGGCGTACCTGCCGGAGGAGAGGGGGCGGGCCCTCGCCAAGGAGCTTTCTGTGCTAGACAACTTTAAGATTAGGTGTTTCAACAACTGCGTGAACCTCCTAGAGGAGGCTAGGAAAATCCTCGACATCGACTTCCCCACGCCGGGCTCCAGAGCCGCGGCGCTGTCGGGCGGCAACCAGCAGAAGCTACTCCTCGCCAGGGAGGTGTGGCTGAGGAAGCCGCGCATACTGGTGGCGTCCTACCCCACCCGCGGGCTCGACGTGGAGACGGCGGAGAAGTTTTACGACCTCGTCAGAGCCGCCGTGGCGGGCGGGGCGGTTTTGAGCGTCGAGGATATAGAGGAGGCCGTGGAGAGAGCCGATAGGATATACACCATCTCCCAGGGCCGCATCACCGGCGTCTTCACCCCGCCCTTCGACACCGGCGAAATCGCCGAGGCGATGACGCAATGA
- a CDS encoding ABC transporter permease, whose translation MRLIQRPTPSPLHYLYAALGSLATVTAIVLLFTGDVERAAAAFTSVDIHYLARVFLVVAVISLSGVLSYRSGLWNIGQEGQAVVGALAAVASRNALEAVALAALFSTLWILAPAVLRATAEVNEAVTTFLLSLVAIYTARYFIDGPLRDPAKKGFVVTAEAPYLDILAAAAMYLLLLVGVVALYKTRTGLTLRLLASGEEVVRYAGKSPRVYIATALLLSGAVAGVGGAVEIMTREAGRYMTLQQVSTGFGLFGVSAAWLGGLHPLGAAAASLYIAWLYQVATNLKVMGLPALVANALVGSAMAWGLAGYVMYKYRVVWR comes from the coding sequence ATGAGGTTAATACAGAGGCCGACCCCCTCGCCGCTCCACTACCTATACGCCGCGCTGGGCTCCCTCGCGACGGTTACGGCCATAGTCCTCCTCTTCACCGGAGACGTGGAGAGAGCCGCCGCGGCCTTCACCTCAGTAGACATCCACTACCTCGCCAGAGTCTTCCTAGTCGTCGCGGTGATAAGCCTCTCGGGTGTCTTGTCCTACCGCTCGGGCCTGTGGAACATCGGCCAGGAGGGGCAGGCGGTGGTGGGCGCCCTGGCGGCCGTGGCGTCTAGAAACGCCCTGGAGGCCGTGGCGCTGGCGGCGCTTTTCTCAACCCTCTGGATCCTCGCCCCCGCCGTGCTGAGGGCCACCGCCGAGGTCAACGAGGCCGTCACCACATTTCTACTCTCCCTAGTGGCCATCTACACCGCGCGCTACTTCATAGACGGGCCTCTGCGCGATCCCGCGAAAAAGGGATTCGTCGTCACCGCAGAGGCGCCCTACCTAGACATCCTCGCGGCCGCCGCGATGTACCTACTGTTGCTAGTAGGCGTAGTTGCGCTGTACAAGACGCGTACGGGGTTGACGCTACGTTTACTAGCCTCAGGCGAGGAGGTGGTACGCTACGCCGGCAAGTCGCCGAGGGTTTACATCGCCACCGCTCTGTTGCTCAGCGGCGCGGTGGCAGGCGTGGGCGGCGCCGTCGAGATCATGACGAGAGAAGCCGGTAGGTACATGACGCTTCAACAGGTTTCCACTGGTTTCGGCCTATTCGGCGTGTCGGCCGCGTGGCTAGGCGGCCTCCACCCCCTGGGCGCCGCCGCGGCGTCTCTCTACATCGCCTGGCTCTACCAAGTCGCCACAAACCTCAAAGTCATGGGGCTACCCGCGCTTGTGGCCAACGCCCTGGTCGGAAGCGCAATGGCGTGGGGGCTCGCCGGATACGTAATGTACAAGTACAGAGTGGTATGGCGGTAG
- a CDS encoding ABC transporter permease: MAVDIGVVQEALKGAAPILLATLGAVIGQRAGVLNLGLEGVVYLSAAVAAAAGPPWGYPLAVAVGTLYNLLYYLLVNDLALNQILMGFAFTMMAYGVGSQIARPAVGKPIEKPLVQGVEIYLAAVLVAVALHLLLRTRLGVAIKASGDDPASLDLMGVDVYRIRKIAGALEGALASSAGAYLVLIYYGSWSDQLVMGWGTLAVVTAMISLWSPLLAAGASIIPSLFISLAYTLQRLTEASPHLLNTVPYLASIAVLVLAQLAVRKTRLRALAPRWLARPYIREERT; the protein is encoded by the coding sequence ATGGCGGTAGACATAGGCGTTGTACAAGAGGCGCTTAAAGGCGCCGCGCCCATACTCCTCGCAACCCTCGGAGCCGTCATAGGCCAGAGAGCCGGGGTCCTCAACCTAGGCCTCGAAGGCGTGGTGTACCTATCAGCCGCCGTCGCCGCCGCCGCAGGCCCCCCCTGGGGATACCCACTCGCCGTGGCCGTCGGAACCCTCTACAACCTCCTGTACTACCTCCTGGTCAACGACCTCGCGCTCAACCAGATACTGATGGGATTCGCCTTCACCATGATGGCGTATGGAGTGGGATCGCAGATTGCACGGCCGGCCGTGGGAAAACCCATAGAGAAGCCGTTAGTCCAGGGGGTGGAGATTTACCTAGCCGCGGTGCTCGTCGCCGTGGCTCTACACCTCCTGCTGAGGACCAGGCTAGGCGTGGCGATAAAGGCCTCCGGAGACGATCCCGCCTCCCTCGACTTAATGGGCGTCGACGTGTACAGAATTAGGAAAATCGCAGGCGCGCTGGAGGGCGCGCTAGCCTCATCCGCCGGGGCCTACCTCGTGTTGATCTACTACGGAAGCTGGTCAGATCAGCTCGTGATGGGCTGGGGCACACTCGCAGTAGTCACAGCCATGATATCGCTCTGGAGCCCCCTACTAGCCGCGGGCGCCTCCATAATCCCCTCGCTCTTCATATCACTAGCCTACACCCTACAGAGACTAACAGAGGCATCTCCACACCTCCTCAACACCGTCCCATACCTAGCCTCGATAGCCGTGCTGGTGCTAGCCCAGCTGGCGGTGAGAAAGACGCGGCTAAGAGCCCTGGCGCCCAGATGGCTCGCCCGGCCCTACATCCGCGAAGAAAGAACGTAG
- a CDS encoding 30S ribosomal protein S8 codes for MVMLDILSNALIEIKNAEVVGRRQVVIWPVNKLTYYTLRVLQRYGYVGEIEYIDDGRGGKYIVQLLGKINDIGPIKPRYPVKYREIVQWEQKFLPARQIGLLILSTSQGVVSHVEAKERKIGGVLLAYVY; via the coding sequence ATGGTGATGCTGGATATCCTGTCTAACGCCTTGATTGAGATAAAGAACGCCGAGGTGGTTGGCAGGAGGCAGGTGGTGATTTGGCCTGTAAATAAGCTGACGTACTACACCCTCCGTGTTTTGCAGAGGTACGGCTACGTTGGGGAGATTGAGTACATAGACGACGGCAGGGGCGGCAAGTACATCGTCCAGCTACTCGGCAAGATAAACGACATCGGCCCCATCAAGCCGAGGTACCCTGTGAAGTACCGCGAGATTGTGCAGTGGGAGCAGAAGTTCCTCCCGGCGAGGCAGATAGGTCTGCTGATCCTCTCCACGAGCCAGGGCGTTGTGTCTCACGTAGAGGCTAAGGAGAGGAAAATCGGGGGTGTCCTCCTGGCGTACGTCTACTAA
- a CDS encoding 50S ribosomal protein L32e, with the protein MSRPRRELPQPLRRLLRLRQLLKRKKPDFVRIDQWRYKRIEDSGWRNQRTLDNKIRRKWKGWPRPVEAGYRKPAAVRGLHPSGFVEVLVHNVEELSRLDPKIHAVRIGGTVGLRKRIEIVKKARELGFYVLNPGKRVEEALRKELNTAQSGQ; encoded by the coding sequence GTGTCTAGGCCAAGGAGAGAGCTTCCCCAGCCTCTTAGGAGGTTGCTTAGGCTGAGGCAGTTGTTGAAGAGGAAGAAGCCTGACTTCGTTAGAATTGACCAGTGGCGGTACAAGAGGATTGAGGACAGCGGCTGGAGGAATCAGCGCACACTCGACAACAAGATAAGGAGGAAGTGGAAGGGCTGGCCGAGGCCTGTGGAGGCTGGGTATAGAAAACCGGCGGCCGTCAGGGGGCTCCACCCCAGCGGCTTTGTGGAGGTACTTGTTCACAACGTGGAGGAGCTGTCTAGGCTCGACCCGAAGATACACGCCGTCAGGATCGGGGGGACTGTGGGGTTGCGGAAGAGGATCGAGATTGTGAAGAAGGCGCGGGAGCTCGGCTTCTACGTGCTTAACCCCGGCAAGAGGGTGGAGGAGGCGCTTAGGAAAGAGTTAAATACCGCACAGTCTGGGCAGTAG
- a CDS encoding 50S ribosomal protein L19e, which translates to MVDVKRLAADILGVGVSRVKISPEAAEKVEEVVTKDDVRALIDQGLVWAEHEKGVSRGRWRVRHLKKKKGRRRGHGSRKGRRTDEEEVWKNKVRAMRRFLNTLKRRGKLEPAVWRQLYKMVKGNYFRDLDHLKTYINEHKLTKEPVR; encoded by the coding sequence ATGGTCGACGTCAAGAGGCTGGCCGCAGACATCTTGGGCGTGGGGGTCAGCCGGGTGAAGATCTCGCCTGAGGCCGCGGAGAAGGTCGAAGAGGTGGTGACCAAGGACGACGTGAGGGCTTTGATAGACCAGGGGCTTGTCTGGGCGGAGCACGAAAAGGGCGTCTCTAGGGGGAGGTGGCGCGTTAGGCATCTAAAAAAGAAGAAGGGCAGGAGGAGGGGGCACGGCAGCCGCAAGGGGAGGAGGACAGATGAGGAGGAGGTTTGGAAGAACAAGGTGAGGGCTATGAGGAGGTTTCTCAATACCCTCAAGCGGAGGGGGAAGCTGGAGCCAGCCGTGTGGCGCCAGCTGTACAAGATGGTGAAGGGCAACTACTTCCGCGACCTTGACCACTTGAAGACATACATAAACGAGCACAAGTTGACAAAAGAGCCTGTGAGGTAG
- a CDS encoding 50S ribosomal protein L18: MARGGRYKVPFRRRREGITNYRKRRRYLLSRKPRLVVRKTNRHIIAQVVVAKPQGDVTVAGADTKILTKFGWKGDENNTAAAYLLGLVVGYKARARGVKEAILDIGLHRPTPGARVFAVLKGALDAGLEIPHGEDVLPDEERIKGEHVAQYAEKLKEENPEAYKARFSRYLQRGLEPERLPEHFDEVKKKIVEHYEKKLAKAAAQ, from the coding sequence ATGGCGCGGGGCGGCAGATACAAGGTGCCCTTTAGGCGGAGGAGGGAGGGCATCACAAACTACAGGAAGAGGAGGAGGTACCTCCTCTCCAGGAAGCCGAGGCTCGTCGTGAGGAAGACTAATAGACACATAATCGCGCAGGTGGTGGTGGCGAAGCCGCAGGGCGACGTCACGGTGGCCGGCGCAGATACGAAAATCCTCACGAAGTTCGGATGGAAAGGCGATGAGAACAACACCGCGGCGGCCTACCTCCTCGGGCTCGTCGTGGGCTACAAGGCGAGGGCCCGCGGGGTGAAGGAGGCAATCCTCGACATAGGTCTCCACAGGCCTACCCCCGGGGCGAGGGTATTCGCAGTTCTGAAGGGGGCTCTCGACGCGGGGCTTGAAATCCCCCACGGCGAGGACGTGCTACCGGACGAGGAGAGGATAAAGGGAGAACACGTGGCGCAGTACGCAGAGAAGCTAAAGGAGGAGAACCCCGAGGCGTACAAGGCTAGGTTCAGCAGATACCTCCAGAGAGGGCTGGAGCCGGAGAGGCTCCCGGAGCACTTCGACGAGGTAAAGAAGAAAATAGTAGAACACTACGAGAAGAAGCTCGCCAAGGCCGCCGCACAATAG
- the panB gene encoding 3-methyl-2-oxobutanoate hydroxymethyltransferase: MRRRISDFTKGGGPYVWITAYDYPTAKLVDEAGVDGILVGDSLGMVVLGLPNTLGVTLADMVRHTQAVARAKPRALVVADMPFMTYETGPRDALKNAAKLIKAGADAVKLEGGSEYAHIVQKLVKAGIPVMGHIGLNPQRVLALGGFRLIGKTEEQRRKVLEDAKALRDAGAFAIVIEFVPASLAKEITEKVDVPTICIGAGPHCDGQILVLHDVVGLSERPPSFAKKYADVAEAIRNAVRQYVEDVKTGKFPSKEHYRD; the protein is encoded by the coding sequence GTGAGGAGGCGGATCTCCGACTTCACAAAGGGGGGAGGCCCCTACGTCTGGATCACGGCGTACGACTACCCCACAGCCAAGCTGGTGGACGAGGCCGGCGTCGACGGGATTCTGGTAGGGGACTCCCTCGGCATGGTCGTGCTGGGGCTACCCAACACACTCGGAGTCACCCTCGCCGACATGGTGAGACACACGCAAGCCGTCGCCAGGGCGAAGCCGAGGGCCTTGGTGGTCGCCGACATGCCCTTCATGACCTACGAAACCGGGCCAAGAGACGCGTTGAAAAACGCGGCGAAGCTCATAAAAGCCGGCGCCGACGCCGTGAAGCTAGAAGGAGGGTCCGAATACGCCCACATCGTCCAGAAACTAGTCAAGGCCGGCATACCTGTGATGGGCCACATCGGCCTCAACCCACAGCGGGTGCTGGCACTAGGCGGCTTTAGGCTCATCGGGAAGACGGAGGAGCAGAGGCGCAAGGTGCTTGAAGACGCAAAAGCACTCAGAGACGCCGGGGCCTTCGCCATTGTGATTGAATTCGTACCTGCCTCCCTCGCAAAGGAAATCACGGAGAAGGTAGACGTGCCCACTATATGCATCGGGGCGGGGCCCCACTGCGACGGCCAGATACTTGTATTACACGACGTCGTGGGGCTCTCTGAGAGGCCCCCCTCATTTGCGAAAAAATACGCAGATGTGGCAGAGGCTATCCGCAACGCAGTGAGGCAGTACGTAGAAGACGTAAAGACCGGGAAATTCCCATCAAAAGAACACTACAGAGACTAG
- a CDS encoding ketopantoate reductase family protein, with product MFRVVGLGAVGSLFTYFLNRAGYVPAAVQRRPCGEYLFCVDGGCERLRFAAAGAEEARYTVVAVKAYDSASAVPHLRGVAVVAQNGVGGFEAIREAYPNSVAAVVTYGVYREGCRSELRGVGEIYLPRDAAELGDVLRGGGARVVLVDDVEPYRWLKLAVNAAINAITAILQVPNGVVAEVGHARDLARAVVAEVVRVADALGVKMPADPFEEVLRVAAATAGNISSTARDLARCVRTEVDFINGAVVKYGEALGVATPVNAALLQLIKTREALCGRG from the coding sequence GTGTTTCGCGTTGTGGGGCTCGGCGCGGTGGGGTCGCTGTTTACGTACTTCCTCAACCGCGCCGGCTACGTGCCAGCCGCGGTCCAGAGGCGGCCCTGTGGCGAGTATCTCTTCTGCGTGGACGGCGGGTGCGAGAGGCTGAGGTTCGCCGCGGCGGGGGCGGAGGAGGCGAGGTACACCGTGGTGGCGGTCAAGGCCTACGACTCGGCCTCCGCTGTCCCGCATCTGCGGGGTGTCGCCGTCGTGGCGCAGAACGGCGTGGGGGGCTTCGAGGCGATTAGGGAGGCGTATCCCAACAGCGTCGCCGCCGTGGTGACTTACGGCGTCTACAGAGAGGGGTGTAGGTCGGAGCTGAGGGGGGTGGGGGAGATATACCTGCCGCGCGACGCGGCGGAGCTGGGGGATGTGCTGAGGGGCGGCGGGGCGAGGGTTGTCTTGGTGGATGACGTGGAGCCTTACCGCTGGCTTAAGCTGGCTGTCAACGCTGCTATTAATGCCATAACTGCGATACTGCAGGTTCCAAACGGCGTGGTGGCTGAGGTGGGGCACGCCCGCGACTTGGCGCGGGCCGTGGTGGCGGAAGTGGTGCGTGTGGCCGATGCACTGGGAGTGAAGATGCCCGCCGACCCCTTTGAGGAGGTGCTCCGCGTGGCCGCGGCGACTGCGGGGAATATTTCGTCTACCGCGCGGGATCTGGCCAGGTGCGTCAGGACCGAGGTGGATTTTATCAACGGCGCTGTTGTTAAGTACGGAGAGGCGCTGGGGGTGGCCACGCCGGTCAACGCCGCGTTGCTCCAGCTGATCAAGACGAGGGAGGCGCTGTGCGGCCGTGGGTAG